The following proteins come from a genomic window of Leptospira bandrabouensis:
- the rodA gene encoding rod shape-determining protein RodA encodes MADRNTEKLDFFLIFSVVLVAMAGVLTLYTQEANTADGLGRWYKQFTFVFVGLISMWFMSRINYQLIGSYALFIYLFSIVLLILTLIPGIGYLPSGRGARSWLKLGPITLQASEFSKLATVILLGQYLVLKEKEMHKITVLIVPFIICLVPMLFIILQPDFGTAVSFLPMLFTMLYLGGADILHVGSLLTFGGISLMVPMYLAYSQLTLIQPLIDLLRKDNKVELVSIVNQLQGKIWLILDGKKVSGLTLPGIENPKNLQMIREASEIVKDEYASLGYKILSNEAFMFGLGGTLALISLVMIFIRIARGSKHLRNYYITIGILGLSILSAIAVHKSIPFRENQVIRLTAFLNPDQFKQGAGYQLRASKPAVGSGKVFGKGLFHGEMTEGRVPHVPESGTDFIFASWAEQTGFFGSVLLLFFLMSIPLRGLQISFESKDRFGSLLAAGIVAMIFFHIAINVGIVIGLLPVTGVPLTFMSYGGSHLVMAMTAVGIILSIKKRKFAN; translated from the coding sequence ATGGCTGATCGCAATACAGAAAAACTCGATTTTTTTCTAATTTTTTCCGTTGTCCTAGTGGCAATGGCAGGAGTCCTAACTTTATACACACAAGAAGCAAACACCGCCGATGGACTCGGACGATGGTATAAACAGTTTACGTTTGTTTTCGTAGGACTGATCTCCATGTGGTTTATGTCAAGAATCAACTATCAGCTGATAGGTTCGTATGCCCTTTTCATTTATCTCTTTTCGATTGTTTTACTGATTCTAACACTGATCCCTGGAATTGGATACCTTCCTTCCGGTCGTGGTGCTCGTTCTTGGTTAAAACTTGGGCCCATCACCCTCCAAGCATCCGAATTTTCTAAACTAGCAACCGTAATTCTTCTTGGGCAGTATTTAGTTTTAAAAGAAAAGGAAATGCACAAGATAACAGTACTCATTGTTCCATTTATTATTTGTTTGGTGCCAATGTTATTCATCATTCTGCAACCAGACTTTGGAACTGCTGTATCTTTTTTACCAATGTTATTCACCATGTTATACTTAGGTGGAGCTGATATTTTACATGTGGGATCCCTACTTACCTTCGGAGGAATTTCCCTCATGGTTCCCATGTATCTTGCTTACTCTCAATTAACCCTCATCCAACCACTCATTGATTTACTTCGCAAAGATAACAAAGTAGAACTTGTATCGATCGTAAACCAACTCCAAGGTAAAATTTGGTTAATTTTAGATGGGAAAAAAGTATCTGGCCTAACTCTACCTGGAATTGAAAATCCCAAAAACCTACAAATGATTCGGGAAGCATCAGAAATTGTGAAAGATGAATACGCTAGTCTCGGATATAAAATTTTATCTAACGAAGCGTTTATGTTTGGTCTCGGTGGAACACTTGCCCTCATTAGTTTGGTAATGATTTTTATTCGAATTGCCCGAGGTTCCAAACACTTAAGAAACTACTACATCACCATTGGAATTTTGGGACTCTCCATCTTATCTGCCATTGCGGTTCACAAATCCATTCCCTTTCGTGAAAACCAAGTCATTCGTCTTACTGCATTTCTCAATCCTGACCAATTCAAACAAGGTGCAGGTTACCAACTCCGAGCATCCAAACCTGCAGTAGGTTCAGGAAAGGTATTTGGAAAAGGGCTCTTTCACGGAGAGATGACGGAAGGTCGTGTCCCTCATGTTCCCGAATCGGGAACAGATTTTATTTTTGCTTCCTGGGCCGAACAAACAGGATTTTTTGGAAGTGTTCTATTATTATTTTTCCTTATGTCCATCCCACTCCGTGGACTCCAAATTAGTTTTGAAAGTAAAGACAGGTTTGGATCTCTTCTTGCCGCAGGTATTGTTGCTATGATCTTTTTTCATATTGCCATTAACGTCGGAATTGTAATTGGACTTCTCCCCGTAACAGGTGTTCCACTAACGTTTATGAGTTATGGTGGATCGCATTTAGTGATGGCAATGACTGCTGTTGGAATTATTTTATCTATTAAAAAACGTAAGTTTGCAAACTAA
- a CDS encoding bifunctional riboflavin kinase/FAD synthetase, producing the protein MKIIRSLELIQNEFQKGSSLTLGNFDGIHVGHQTLLLRTVEKAKDLGLPSVVVTYFPNPSVVLGKKPNFKYLSSETEKEELIRGFGIDYLVVLDFTLELSKMSAEDFLEKIMIQTLNAKHIVIGYNHFFGAERRGDFTLLDANKTKYGYAVELKEAVLKKESKISSSLIRGFLEKGEMEEAKILLGRNYHITGVVFEGAKRGRTIGFPTANIKVPEDKLLPSIGVYACFAKFDGRDHKGMVNIGHNPTFDGIGLHVEVNVFDFDGNLYGKDVELEIVSKIRDEKKFSGLEELKNQLTNDKEESVRILNFN; encoded by the coding sequence GTTTCAAAAAGGCTCCTCTTTGACACTCGGCAACTTTGATGGAATCCACGTGGGTCACCAGACCTTACTCTTACGGACTGTGGAGAAAGCTAAGGATTTAGGACTTCCCTCCGTCGTTGTCACTTACTTTCCCAATCCATCTGTAGTTCTTGGAAAAAAACCTAATTTCAAATACTTATCTTCGGAAACAGAAAAAGAGGAACTCATCCGTGGGTTTGGGATCGACTACTTGGTTGTTTTGGATTTTACCTTAGAACTTTCAAAAATGTCTGCGGAAGATTTTTTAGAAAAGATTATGATCCAAACTTTGAATGCAAAACATATCGTCATTGGTTATAATCATTTTTTTGGAGCAGAACGTCGTGGTGATTTTACATTACTCGATGCAAATAAAACTAAATATGGTTATGCGGTAGAATTAAAAGAAGCAGTTCTAAAAAAGGAAAGTAAAATTTCCTCTTCCCTCATCCGAGGATTTTTGGAAAAAGGGGAGATGGAAGAAGCAAAAATTCTTCTTGGAAGAAATTATCATATAACGGGTGTTGTGTTTGAAGGTGCCAAACGAGGTAGGACCATTGGGTTTCCCACAGCCAATATCAAAGTTCCTGAAGACAAACTTTTGCCATCTATCGGTGTTTATGCTTGTTTTGCGAAGTTTGATGGCCGTGACCACAAAGGAATGGTCAACATTGGTCACAATCCCACCTTTGATGGAATCGGATTACATGTGGAAGTCAATGTTTTTGATTTTGATGGTAATTTGTACGGAAAAGATGTAGAATTAGAAATTGTTAGTAAAATCAGAGATGAGAAAAAATTTAGTGGTTTGGAAGAACTGAAAAACCAACTAACAAACGATAAAGAAGAGAGTGTCCGTATCTTAAATTTTAACTAA
- the mreC gene encoding rod shape-determining protein MreC: MKWNRINQNDELFSLLFVFLFSFTSLIWNGNFMVRGIASFQGVGDFFSGSFDSFGSLIKSSYNKLESFERVREERDSCLNVMEEYRQLSKDVERLKAENAILRQELNFPLHLDYPSVRAEVLSVRLNAIYRTIIINKGSEVGIKPYMPVVARALDEKGKFTEALVGKIIAVSKGSAVIQPIINSNFSMGVSIPGTNLWASLNGNSGRGTDVLLDYIDAGIVIDPKAIGNFPMGPNPPPTSANTMFTEGFSKIGKAVFSSGGSGVFPQGIPVGTIIEEGPRNGSFKTAILRPFVEFDKLLHVIVLKKQPEKWREEWPAEKTIQIDGPYFGEIDFPKEKDYNKKGKEPEKRQGNFPSTFGNPQYTKPSVNTNTPDSTPTTPAAPSTQEGPKEVTP, translated from the coding sequence ATGAAGTGGAATCGCATCAATCAAAATGACGAATTGTTTTCCCTACTCTTCGTATTCCTGTTTTCCTTTACTTCCCTAATTTGGAACGGCAACTTCATGGTAAGAGGGATTGCCAGCTTTCAGGGTGTAGGCGACTTTTTTTCTGGGTCCTTTGATTCCTTCGGATCCCTTATCAAAAGTAGCTATAACAAACTCGAATCTTTCGAACGAGTCAGAGAAGAACGCGATTCTTGTTTGAACGTCATGGAAGAATACCGCCAACTTTCCAAAGATGTCGAAAGATTGAAGGCAGAAAATGCCATCCTCAGACAAGAGTTAAACTTTCCCTTACATTTAGATTATCCGTCTGTAAGGGCGGAAGTATTGAGTGTACGTTTGAATGCAATTTATAGAACCATCATCATCAACAAAGGTTCTGAAGTAGGAATCAAACCTTATATGCCTGTTGTGGCTCGCGCATTGGATGAAAAAGGGAAATTTACAGAAGCATTAGTTGGTAAAATTATTGCCGTATCCAAAGGATCAGCAGTCATCCAACCCATCATCAACTCCAACTTTTCCATGGGAGTTTCGATACCAGGAACCAATCTTTGGGCCTCACTCAATGGAAACAGTGGTCGAGGTACTGACGTTTTGTTAGATTATATTGATGCCGGGATTGTCATTGATCCAAAAGCCATTGGTAATTTTCCCATGGGACCGAATCCTCCACCTACATCAGCTAACACTATGTTTACGGAAGGGTTTAGTAAAATTGGAAAAGCTGTATTTAGTTCCGGTGGATCCGGAGTCTTCCCACAAGGAATTCCTGTAGGAACGATTATTGAAGAAGGCCCAAGGAATGGATCTTTTAAAACTGCCATCTTACGCCCGTTTGTTGAATTTGATAAACTATTACACGTGATTGTTTTAAAGAAACAACCTGAAAAATGGAGAGAAGAGTGGCCAGCTGAAAAAACAATCCAAATTGATGGCCCTTATTTTGGTGAAATTGATTTTCCTAAAGAAAAAGATTATAACAAAAAAGGAAAAGAACCTGAAAAAAGACAAGGTAACTTTCCTTCTACTTTTGGAAATCCTCAATATACAAAACCTTCTGTGAATACAAATACACCTGATTCGACACCCACAACCCCAGCCGCTCCTTCCACACAAGAAGGCCCTAAGGAGGTAACACCATGA
- the mrdA gene encoding penicillin-binding protein 2, which yields MSQSASEFRLEASFRKRLYFFTGMIVFTLTAYILQLFNLQIVQGSENSLKAERFVRRSESIPADRGNIFDRNFLTPETSQPLVSNSASLDVILNTSLLKNDPRKVKDFIYKFCEALSIPIVYYEKELQDSRLIKKIRSREPFVLLEGISREQQERILVLDNINRYVYLVSSPARVYHMGPALSHVTGYVGKPTTSDLQEKEIKTYQLIGKGGIESLYDTTLRGQDGFRIQKRNTEGNIEEERVIEHSVPGNNLILTIDRDMQIAAYRALKGVRGTVLAIKATTGEVLAMASNPAYDPNILSGKNKLDRSNHFTRVTNNGGFLNLAIQSRFPPASTFKTLVGLAAMESEHKINFDPKQTFSCPASFTLKSTFKGVPDQVFYNWDKKNHGELNLAQALEKSNSVYFYQLGYKLGAEPILAYSRLFGLDKKTGIDLPGEATGFIPSSDWKKRTYGNKWFDGDTVNLSIGQGFISVTPIEMALFYMAVVNNGKIYKPYIVSEIRSPLDNSLIQKTEPTILRDIPLKRSTVEALKEGLYLVGYSGTASGVLNSPTLPEIAGKTGTAQTRRRGASSSNHAWFIGYAPVNAPPEKQILVAAFVEYGVGGAASAAPAAREVFKAAFPPGSFPRTDRSRAKTMEEEAPVEQEAF from the coding sequence ATGAGCCAGTCGGCATCTGAGTTTCGTTTAGAAGCAAGTTTCCGTAAACGATTGTATTTCTTTACGGGGATGATTGTATTTACACTCACTGCCTACATTCTCCAGTTGTTTAATTTACAAATTGTTCAAGGAAGTGAGAATTCATTAAAGGCAGAACGTTTTGTTCGCAGAAGTGAATCCATTCCAGCTGACAGGGGCAATATTTTTGATAGGAATTTTCTCACACCAGAAACAAGCCAACCTTTAGTATCCAATTCGGCTTCCCTAGATGTAATTCTTAACACAAGTTTATTAAAGAACGATCCGAGAAAGGTAAAAGATTTTATCTATAAATTTTGCGAAGCTCTTTCTATCCCCATCGTTTATTATGAAAAAGAACTTCAAGACTCTCGGTTGATAAAAAAAATCCGTTCCCGTGAACCTTTTGTACTTTTAGAAGGAATATCACGAGAACAACAAGAAAGAATCCTCGTTCTAGATAATATCAATCGGTATGTGTATTTGGTTTCTTCACCAGCAAGAGTGTATCACATGGGCCCTGCTCTTTCGCATGTGACTGGTTATGTGGGAAAACCAACCACTAGTGATTTACAAGAAAAAGAAATTAAAACCTACCAACTCATTGGGAAAGGTGGAATCGAATCTCTCTATGATACTACCCTTCGTGGGCAGGACGGATTTCGCATCCAAAAAAGAAATACAGAAGGAAATATTGAAGAAGAACGTGTCATCGAACATTCTGTTCCCGGTAATAATTTAATTTTAACCATCGACCGCGATATGCAAATCGCAGCCTATCGTGCGTTAAAAGGGGTGAGAGGAACGGTTCTTGCTATCAAAGCCACTACGGGGGAAGTTTTGGCGATGGCATCAAATCCAGCCTATGACCCAAATATTTTGTCTGGCAAAAATAAACTAGATCGCTCTAACCACTTTACACGCGTTACGAACAATGGTGGATTTTTGAATTTAGCAATCCAATCTAGGTTCCCTCCTGCATCTACCTTTAAAACGCTCGTTGGCCTTGCCGCAATGGAAAGTGAACATAAAATCAATTTTGATCCAAAACAAACTTTTTCCTGCCCTGCAAGTTTTACTCTTAAATCAACCTTTAAAGGTGTTCCGGACCAAGTATTTTATAACTGGGATAAAAAGAATCATGGAGAGTTGAATCTAGCACAAGCACTAGAAAAATCCAATTCTGTTTATTTTTATCAATTAGGTTATAAATTGGGTGCTGAACCAATTCTCGCCTACTCACGGTTATTTGGTTTAGACAAAAAAACCGGCATTGACCTTCCAGGCGAAGCCACTGGGTTTATTCCCAGTTCCGATTGGAAAAAAAGAACTTATGGTAACAAGTGGTTTGATGGAGATACAGTAAACCTTTCTATCGGACAAGGTTTTATATCTGTGACACCCATTGAAATGGCACTTTTTTATATGGCAGTTGTCAACAATGGAAAAATATACAAACCATATATTGTATCTGAAATTAGAAGTCCTCTAGATAACTCTCTCATTCAAAAAACAGAACCTACAATATTAAGAGACATTCCTTTGAAACGTTCTACAGTGGAAGCACTCAAAGAAGGATTGTACTTAGTAGGATATTCAGGAACTGCATCTGGTGTTCTCAACTCACCAACACTTCCAGAAATTGCAGGTAAAACAGGAACGGCACAAACAAGAAGGAGAGGTGCTTCCTCTTCGAACCACGCTTGGTTCATTGGCTATGCACCCGTAAATGCACCTCCCGAAAAACAAATATTAGTTGCTGCGTTCGTAGAATACGGAGTAGGTGGTGCTGCATCTGCGGCTCCGGCAGCACGTGAAGTCTTCAAAGCAGCTTTCCCTCCAGGGTCTTTCCCAAGAACAGATAGGTCACGTGCTAAAACAATGGAAGAAGAAGCACCAGTAGAACAAGAGGCATTTTAA
- a CDS encoding YqjF family protein, producing the protein MKKEIQDIISYKKHRPWEMPNRHWFWYQEWNDVLFLHYQIQEKDLRKLVPDFLELDSFEGSYFVSVVAFTMNQIHIRNTFPIGYFSNFHEVNLRTYVKNKNKPGVYFLSIEAEKLIPTVMAKLLSGLPYEHSNIVRSPNFYYMNGKRSQIKIDFTVGNKNENLKGIDLWLTERYCLYKDNSKNQIPLEVHHKPWDLYHCELKNLEIKYQKFNEYLDFNHPSLYHYSPGVKVIAWNQN; encoded by the coding sequence ATGAAAAAAGAAATCCAAGATATTATATCCTACAAAAAACATAGGCCTTGGGAAATGCCAAATAGGCATTGGTTTTGGTACCAGGAATGGAATGATGTTTTATTTTTACATTACCAAATACAAGAGAAGGATTTGAGGAAATTGGTTCCCGATTTTTTAGAATTGGATTCTTTTGAAGGATCTTACTTTGTATCCGTTGTGGCTTTTACAATGAATCAAATTCATATTAGAAATACGTTTCCTATTGGGTATTTTTCCAATTTTCATGAAGTGAATTTGCGAACTTATGTAAAAAATAAAAACAAACCAGGTGTCTATTTTTTAAGTATTGAAGCGGAAAAATTGATTCCGACAGTTATGGCAAAACTATTATCTGGGTTGCCTTATGAACATTCTAATATAGTTAGGTCACCTAACTTTTACTATATGAATGGCAAACGAAGTCAAATCAAAATTGATTTTACTGTTGGTAATAAAAATGAAAATTTGAAAGGGATCGATTTATGGTTAACGGAAAGATATTGTTTATATAAAGATAATTCTAAAAATCAAATTCCCTTAGAGGTTCATCATAAACCCTGGGATTTATATCATTGCGAGTTAAAAAATTTGGAAATAAAGTATCAGAAGTTTAATGAATACCTAGACTTCAATCATCCTTCTTTATACCATTATTCTCCCGGTGTAAAAGTAATTGCATGGAACCAAAACTAG
- the mreD gene encoding rod shape-determining protein MreD — protein sequence MILDKLFIVIGLLLSHFLNGSNLFELGNAIRPDFMVIFVVFFALRKGPLYGLWLGFFGGLLTDTALGGEIGGDNIVYYKIGLHSFSYAIIGYFVGKVMRSSYTENYISITIYILGFTFLSRLITYLLFLMFFHSNQSYSFLYVSLYNAFIGPALFFLFSWAFRLDADEVRQ from the coding sequence ATGATTTTAGACAAACTATTTATCGTCATAGGCTTGTTACTCTCCCATTTTCTAAATGGATCCAACCTATTTGAATTAGGAAATGCCATTCGACCTGACTTTATGGTGATCTTTGTTGTCTTTTTTGCATTAAGAAAAGGACCACTTTATGGATTATGGCTTGGGTTTTTCGGTGGGTTACTCACAGACACTGCATTAGGTGGTGAGATTGGTGGAGACAATATTGTTTACTACAAAATTGGACTTCATTCTTTTTCCTATGCCATCATTGGATATTTTGTAGGAAAAGTGATGCGAAGTTCTTACACTGAGAACTATATTTCCATTACGATTTATATTCTAGGATTTACATTTTTATCCCGACTCATTACTTATCTTTTATTTTTGATGTTTTTTCATTCGAACCAAAGTTATTCCTTTTTATATGTATCATTGTACAATGCCTTCATTGGTCCTGCATTGTTCTTTTTATTCTCTTGGGCTTTCCGTTTGGATGCAGACGAGGTTAGACAATGA
- a CDS encoding zinc-dependent alcohol dehydrogenase, translating into MQRLVFRKKGILEWEEIEPLTITGENQTIVEPISIARCDLDLPILRGETLFRAPFPIGHEFVGKIKSVSEDLANVFSVGTTVAVPFQISCGSCPSCLNHHTNSCESVPYTSGYGMPPGVHSFGGAISDEIKIPFAKQMLFEIDKKIDPVGIASFSDNIAEVWKLAGRFLNQKIDPKVLVVGGNAGSIGLYTALFLHQTKKAEVLYVDTDITKIDLASSLGIPVEHFSQFPKPTKKYDLVCDASANKQGWDFAVRSLGRNAIFSSASIFWTNQWEIPYLEMYNQGVEIHLGRVESKDSMEALYPYILSGTFTPEKIVTKTASFHDAKEAWLEESIKLVITK; encoded by the coding sequence ATGCAACGCTTGGTGTTTCGCAAAAAAGGAATTTTAGAGTGGGAGGAAATAGAACCACTTACCATCACAGGAGAAAACCAAACCATAGTGGAACCTATCTCCATCGCAAGATGTGATTTGGATTTGCCCATCCTTCGGGGAGAAACTCTCTTTCGCGCTCCATTCCCAATTGGTCACGAGTTTGTTGGTAAAATCAAATCGGTCTCGGAAGACTTAGCAAATGTATTCTCTGTTGGAACGACAGTCGCAGTTCCATTCCAAATTTCCTGCGGATCTTGCCCGTCTTGCTTAAACCATCATACTAATTCTTGCGAATCAGTTCCTTATACATCAGGTTATGGAATGCCACCAGGGGTCCATTCTTTTGGTGGTGCAATCTCCGATGAAATCAAAATTCCATTCGCCAAACAAATGCTATTCGAGATAGACAAAAAAATAGATCCAGTAGGAATTGCAAGTTTCAGTGATAATATTGCGGAAGTCTGGAAACTTGCCGGAAGATTTTTAAATCAAAAAATTGATCCAAAGGTTTTGGTCGTGGGCGGGAATGCGGGAAGTATTGGACTTTATACAGCTTTATTTCTCCACCAAACAAAAAAAGCCGAAGTATTGTATGTTGATACTGATATTACAAAAATTGATTTAGCTTCGTCGTTAGGAATCCCTGTGGAACATTTTTCACAATTCCCTAAACCTACAAAAAAATATGATTTAGTTTGTGATGCTTCGGCTAACAAACAAGGTTGGGATTTTGCCGTTCGTTCTCTGGGTCGAAACGCTATTTTTAGTTCCGCTTCTATCTTTTGGACCAACCAATGGGAAATACCTTATTTAGAAATGTACAACCAAGGTGTTGAAATTCATTTGGGGCGTGTGGAATCTAAAGATTCGATGGAGGCACTTTATCCTTACATTCTATCTGGGACATTTACGCCAGAAAAGATAGTCACAAAGACTGCTTCTTTCCATGATGCCAAAGAAGCTTGGTTAGAAGAATCCATTAAACTAGTGATTACAAAATAA
- a CDS encoding TIGR00730 family Rossman fold protein, producing MIQIKNIAVYCGSAPGFDPNFMTAAYELGESLASEQIGLVYGGASVGLMGAVANGCLSKNGSVTGVLPTFLKKKEIEHSGLGKLILVETMHERKRVMFDLSDAFIVLPGGFGTMEEFFEIITWSQLGLHYKPVVLLNWNGFYNPLVQMFRTMVESGFLKKENAALVQVLENSKDLLPTLQNYSPSKTEKWLSKDTI from the coding sequence ATGATTCAAATTAAAAACATTGCAGTCTACTGCGGTTCCGCACCCGGATTTGATCCCAACTTTATGACCGCCGCATACGAATTAGGCGAATCTCTAGCGTCAGAACAAATTGGTTTGGTGTATGGAGGAGCCAGTGTGGGTTTAATGGGAGCAGTGGCAAACGGTTGTTTATCAAAAAACGGTTCAGTTACAGGTGTACTTCCTACATTCTTAAAGAAAAAAGAAATTGAACATAGTGGGCTCGGCAAACTAATCCTTGTCGAAACCATGCATGAAAGAAAAAGAGTTATGTTCGACTTATCTGATGCATTCATTGTGTTACCGGGTGGATTTGGAACTATGGAAGAGTTTTTTGAAATCATCACCTGGTCTCAGTTAGGTTTACATTATAAACCCGTTGTTTTATTGAATTGGAATGGATTTTACAATCCACTGGTCCAAATGTTCCGAACCATGGTGGAATCTGGTTTTTTAAAAAAGGAAAATGCGGCCCTAGTGCAAGTCCTTGAAAATTCCAAAGACCTTCTTCCCACTCTTCAAAACTATTCACCGTCTAAGACGGAGAAATGGTTGTCCAAAGATACAATCTAA
- a CDS encoding DUF4846 domain-containing protein, which produces MKFFSLIFNQYQITNCRLIVWIVLFSIFFVFQNLFAESIQERFPPPNEFKRETYVNNSFAAYLQNFPLKPKGSVVSLYNGKLKTNQVHVAVLDFPLLKVDLIQCADAIIKLRAEYFYSLKQYNKIHFKISNGMNVKFSRFIKGERVQVNGNQTHWKKGKFTQGKGRDVFEEYLKFIYIYAGTISLKSELKKKSIGELKPGDIWIEAGSPGHAVLVVDKVTGKGGQTLFLLAQSYMPSQEMHILKSESKYSPWFEVPKDETFPTPEWEFPTKEIYEFTN; this is translated from the coding sequence ATGAAATTTTTCTCCCTTATCTTTAATCAATATCAAATTACGAATTGTAGATTGATAGTCTGGATTGTTTTATTTTCTATTTTTTTTGTGTTCCAAAACCTATTTGCCGAATCAATCCAAGAACGTTTTCCACCTCCCAATGAATTCAAAAGAGAAACTTATGTTAATAATAGTTTTGCGGCATACTTACAAAACTTTCCATTAAAACCAAAAGGAAGTGTTGTCTCTCTCTACAATGGAAAATTGAAAACGAACCAAGTCCATGTTGCCGTTTTGGATTTTCCACTCCTAAAAGTCGACCTGATCCAATGTGCTGATGCAATTATAAAACTAAGAGCTGAATATTTCTATTCGCTAAAACAATATAATAAGATCCATTTTAAAATCAGCAATGGTATGAATGTAAAATTCTCTAGATTTATCAAAGGCGAAAGAGTGCAAGTGAATGGAAACCAAACCCATTGGAAAAAAGGAAAGTTTACACAAGGCAAAGGCCGTGATGTATTCGAAGAATATTTAAAATTTATTTACATATATGCCGGAACTATTTCCTTAAAATCCGAATTAAAGAAAAAATCAATTGGCGAATTAAAACCAGGTGATATTTGGATCGAAGCAGGTTCCCCAGGCCACGCAGTTTTAGTGGTGGATAAAGTAACAGGAAAAGGCGGGCAGACACTTTTTCTTTTAGCACAAAGTTATATGCCTTCTCAAGAAATGCACATTCTAAAATCAGAAAGCAAATACTCTCCTTGGTTTGAAGTTCCTAAAGACGAAACCTTCCCCACTCCCGAATGGGAATTTCCAACAAAAGAAATATATGAATTTACAAATTGA